Genomic window (Rhododendron vialii isolate Sample 1 chromosome 4a, ASM3025357v1):
ACGCCATTGCTAAATGTGGTCGAATTTTTGAGCCTGTCGAGGGTTGCCAGAGGTACCGAAACCGCGGTTGGAGCATTGGCTATCTCGTGGGCAAAATTGGTGTAGCTTAGCCCAAGCCCAAATGGAAACACAACCGGGCCCTTGTAGAACCGGTAGGTTCGACCCGGATAGCCTCTTGATGGGTTAGCCCGCAGGGCCATGTCTGTCATTGGGGCCTTGGCTAAGTAGTCTTGTGGATACCATGTCATGGGGAGCTTTCCTCCtggaaaatcaaacaaattagaGCATTAGTACTTGATCTTGTTGGCTCAAATAGGACTACGTACAAAAGATAAATGAAATAGTCTTCCACATTGATAACAAGTATATATTATCGGCCGTATGTGACAAGTACCTGGATTGGTTCTTCCAAATAAAACGTCAGCGATCGCAGTTCCCCCAGCCTGGCCTGGATAACCAACCCACAAAATGGCCGAAACACGGGGGTCATTTTTGGCGAAAGAAACATCAAGAGGCCCACCGGACATCAAGACCAGAACCACCGGACCTCTCGAAGCAGTGGCGACTCGGGACACGAGCTCTTGTTGGTGTCCAGGTAATAGGAGCCCAACCCGATCCTTGAATTCCGCTTCTATTGATTGGTCAAGGCCCATCACTAGGACCGTAGCGTCGGCCTGGCGGGCCGCGGTCTCAGCTTGCCCGAAGAGCTGGTTATCGGGGCAAGCAACGCCGTTGCAGCCCGACTGGTGAACTGTCTTCGCATATCTAGCTATGCCTTGTAGAGGAGTAGTGTAACCACATGCAACTCCTGCCATCACATAATGGGAAAGTGATTTTATGAACTTTGATTACCAAGTAATAAGGATTTGGTACAAATTGCAACTCCTGCACTCATTTGGCTTGGATGAAACATCAAAATTATTGAAACGCCATGGATATATAGATGCGTAACGTACCGGCATAGTTTCCGATCATGGTGACGGTGACGTCGGAATTGGGACCGATAACAGCGATAGTCCGGTGGCGGGCGGTGGAGAGTGGCAGCGACCGCGCACGGTTCTGTAGCAGCACAATGCCTTGCCGGGCCGCCTCGAGGGCCAGTTGTTGGTGGGCCGGGGTGCAGACATCGTTTGGGCCTAGATTCCCAAAGGGCTGCCTAGATGGCTCTCCGTCGAACATGCCCAATCGCATTTGGACCGTAAGTGTATGGGCCAAGGCCCCATTAACATCGGCCTCGCTCAGTTTCCCTGCCCGTATGGCCGACTCTGTGTGGATCGCTAGGAAAGGCCCACAGTCCAAATCCAAGCCTGCACAAAATTTGCCCAAAGGTCCTTAAATTTTGCTTATTTGTGGTTTTTAGTCTTTTATGGGAATTAGATCATGTCCCCGAGGGTGAAAATCACTCTCCTTTTATTAGTGTAATGTTTGAGGAGTGTTACTAGCCTGCTTTGATGGTGGCTGCAGCCGCATCTTCTGGTGTGGCCGTATAGTGTTGGGTGTCGTATAAAACACCAACCGAATCACAATCTGAGACTATGTATCTGTTTGGGCCCACAACACACAAATATTAGAGGAATATCTACCATAACAATCAACTGACTAGaagttcaaaataaaaataaaaaaatcaactgatCAATTTTGTCACTAGTTGCAATGAGGACGATTGTAACGTGGTACAAACTACAAAGATTATagtattttcaaatttcaattggAAGTAACGAGAAAAATATGATATGGGACATGATTTTAATGGAAGGTCAATCCATATTTGGAGTCAGAAAAGAGATTTAGCGCGACTAAATTTGGAATGTAGAGAGCATGCAGTTTGTGCAATCTTAATCGTCGAAAGGTGTCTTAGGGAAATAAATTTGGTTACCACTTACCCATTGAGGTGCCATTGGCCGCGGATGGTGTTTTGGAGGAGATCAGGGTCAGCACAGGTGGGTTTGCCATTGACCTGATTGTAAGAGCACATCACACTTGCAACCCTCCCTTCCATCACACATGCTTTAAATGGAACATTATATGTTTCCTCCAATTCCTGCTTGCTCACCTACATTAACATTACATTACAATATCAATGTCGAAATCAAACACCCATTacctatggagcacgggtaccggtacgcggtacgggtacgggaaacggcaaaaccccaaaaaagtagggtacgggtacggcgaatagatatataattttttttctattttttattgctttaaatgaaatataaacccattttaccaacaaaatgtAAGATAGATAAAAGTTCGAAGTTCATACATCAAGTTCAACGTGCCTAAATCAAAGCTAGATGAGTTCCTTGTTCCTTACATACCAACAGTACTTACAAACATTGACTCAGTgtaaacgtgtatgtgtatataaaagagagagaacttacgtCTTCTGTTCCGATTTGGAGCCCTAGACCGCTGCCTCTCTCAGTGACTTAgtaaacgtgtatgtgtatataaaaaacaaaaaaattacacaataagcccatattttataattatttacaaaaaaatctctgaaattttgaaaaaaaaatcattttgggctaaaacgtacccatgccgtacccaaaattatcaaaagtacccgatcaaattttgccgtacccatgccgtacccgGTAAGTTTTTGCCGTACCggcgccgtacccgtacccagTACGAGTACGGCGACATTTctgaagtacccgtgcttcatagcccATTACTCATTTCGTGACGATCATATATGCACTCTCATATATCCATATCCACTCTTGTATTTAAAAGACGTTGAACGGGCGAACTTCTATAATTTTAACAGTTTTTATATACACTTTCGatagaaattttgaaacttgaatAGGATGATCGCCTAGGCTCATCCGCCCTCGgtccatcatttttttttattttatagagtACTATGATTGAGTACTGCTACAATTTGTGATGCGATTCGTGTTTGTCCTACTATATTCATCATATTCGTATTAGTTCAAGCGCATCAGACGTTGCTTCCAAATAAAGCTGTGCTAAAGCCAAACTAGATTACTGACTACCACGTCATTCGTATTTTTTCATCTTGAGTGTGTTTTtatcaaactttttttattcGTTTGTACTTTGTAGCTAGCAATGGAATATGAATACAAAGAGGTTAGTTAAACTCAGTCCGTCCGTGAGGCAGAAAAGCCAAGTTGCCAAATACCTCACGTCACACGTCAGGAAGACACTAATTTTCTTGAGGAATCCCGCGATATCTTTTAGCTGACGATGGCTTGGTTAATTTAAACCAACCAAATTCCCATGACACACCCTGTTCGGTTtgtgttttgagagagattatACTGAGAATagtgagtggagagaaatagatagaaaaaatttattgaaaactgtgtcCATGAGTTCTGAGACCCCAAAACGAAAAAGACTGCTTTTGGGAAAAATTTAGTGGAAATTTTTTGTCTCGTGACTTAGAAGTCGTTCTAGAAAGCTAGTGTGAAGTGACTGCATGAATGGTGTTGTCATCTTTAATCATGTTTCCTATTATTGTACTCCCAATCAATCTTTTTGGGATGATTAAGAAAGATCGATTGATCatcatcaactttttttttttttgatccgccatcAACTTGTTCTTGTAATTATTACGTTTGTATATATGCTTTTGGCaacttttttaatttatctttttgtgttttgatcTTACAAAAAACTTCTAAACTTTTTGTTAGGTGCCCTTTTGAGcatgcaacttttttttttcttcttcccgaAAAAGACTGAGTATTCGAGCTAACTTACGCACATTTTGAGTACTAAAGTACTTTTAGTACTCTTAGCTAGCATGAACCTTTGTATGTTAGTACTGAAAACATTAATTTCGTACCCTTGCATTGAAATGGAACCGATCGACACCGTTCCAGTTATCGAGGTCATAGGCAGTGTAGTGTTTACAGCAAGCAGCAACCTTCAGGCGGTTGCCGGCGGCGTTGCCCTGCAGTCCCCTGACGTAACTGGCAGCGTATCTTCCGGCCAAAACGGGGTCTTCGCCGGGAGTTTCTTGGCCCCTGCCCCATCTGGGGTCTCTGAATATGTTCACATTTGGGCTCCAGTACGTTAACCCAGCCGTTCCCCCATTGTACATAGCTCTTGCTTCATCCGATACCACCTGCACATAAAAAGATTCAAATAATATCGTAGATATAACATGTGAAATAAGATGCAGTCACCCTAATATTAATTCTTCAATATTTGGGCCAGAGCGATTGGAAAAAGAGATCGAAAAAATAGATCAAAtcacgtaaaaaaaaataaaaatgcaggGCAAATACGACTTTGTGTTCGACGTTGGTTGGTTGAATATTGCGGTTCGCGCAGCATCATTTGGGCTTTTTAATGAGAAAATTTTGGAAGGGGCATGGCCTTTTTAACAGTCAAACATATATAGAGATGAATTTCTATAATGACACTATAGAGTTTTTATGTAACAATAGATTAGCTATGGTTTAGTGATAAATTAACCAGGTAATTAATCTCTACTTATCCAGCTCTTTTCCTAGTGGTGTAGTAGTAATCAAGTACAAAATACTCTTAACCAGATAATTAGCCTTGTTATTCATTAAAGAAATTAAGCTTAATACAGAGTACTATATAAATCGCCTAAACTGACTAATACCGTAAGGGATTATTTGGAACTTCgagaaggaaagagaaagggagagggaaaaaaaattccgcCTCCTTGTTTGATTCTTAGtttggaaagagaaaggagtagATATAATTAAAATCAAAGAAAATGATAGTGGAAAAGTGACTTTTCGATCTTTTTTAATCTTCTACTTTCTTATAAATTTCTgtttacttttctttctttctttactttcTCTTATCTTCCAATTAACCACTGCGTAAGCACGACTTAATTGTTTGAAATTAAAATgcaattgttgaaaaatattaCGCAAAATACTCAACCTGTTAAAAATTCGGGCAGTATCATCATTAGATAATACAGTAGACCATAAtagttgaaatttgaaaatagaaaaaggcTCAGATATTATAACCTCAATCCAGCATGTAATGTCGAATTTCTTACTATATAACATCTGATTATGCTTTGGGGTCAGTACATATGCAATTTTGTTCTGATTTTAATTAGGCTCTTCATAAGTGGACGTGGAAGCCGATCAAAATAATGGACGGTGGACTTGGACCCTCATGATTAGTCGAGATTCGCGTAAAGTAATCCAAACATCAaagatatataaaaaaaacactttaatTTATGACCTATAGTTTCTCTATATTTTTAGGCCCAACAAGTGGATCAATAGTCCAAGTCTATGGCATGCAAAATATGTGGAGTAGTAGGATTGTAGACGCATGATCAATTGGATAGGGAATATATAACGTGGTCCCCATAGAAGCGAAAGCTGGCTGTCATATGagattaccattttttttttgccatggtattcctttttttttttttttcttcttctggaaGGTGTCCGGGCAGCTCGCGCCTACTTCAGACTAATCCTTATAGCTCATCGCATAATCGTTTCACATGCTTACACGGAAATGTGAGGTGACCCCAGGAGTTGCAGACAAAGAAAATCGAACCTGAGACTGCAGGAGCGAGCAAACCGCTAAGTCCTGGATCATgaccacttggccaacccctTAAGGCGTATCTTATTCCGAATTGCATTAACGACCTAAAAAGCACTGTCTATATTccttaaaaaagaaaggaaattataaaaatttgatagtGAAAGTGTTCTAATTTCAAGCATGCAAACATGCATCatccaaacaaataaacaaatgcaCCAAATATAGATTTAAATAGACCTTTTAGGATTCGCTCGTGACTAATTTAATAGTATTAGGAAAGGATGATTAATAATAATatcttgagattttttttataggcaaaattaaTTCCATTCATTTCGAaagatacaaaatgaaatcagCAAAATACAAATATCTTGAGGTGTTAATACTGAGTATATAGCAACATAAAatagcaaaaaacaaaaaaaaaatagatgcaAGAAAAAAATCTCACCCGTCCGATCTGTTCCCAAAGCGAAGCATTAAAGGAAGCAGCGGTTGTGATGACTTGAGGAAAACTAGTGGCCCCAGGAAAGGCCCCACCAAACTTGGTCCCTGGCCCCACGTCGGAAACCCCATGGAGAGCCTCGGACCACCATTCGTACCCTTTAATCCCGAGCCTCGGCACGGCTATGGCATTGTTAACCAACAATCTGATCTTCTCCTGCAACGTCAGTCGTCCGATC
Coding sequences:
- the LOC131324599 gene encoding putative beta-D-xylosidase, giving the protein MHHKHSHTHFSLLVLSLTLLCLYARTGHSRPPFACDPHNAETGNLPFCRESLPIRDRVQDLIGRLTLQEKIRLLVNNAIAVPRLGIKGYEWWSEALHGVSDVGPGTKFGGAFPGATSFPQVITTAASFNASLWEQIGRVVSDEARAMYNGGTAGLTYWSPNVNIFRDPRWGRGQETPGEDPVLAGRYAASYVRGLQGNAAGNRLKVAACCKHYTAYDLDNWNGVDRFHFNARVSKQELEETYNVPFKACVMEGRVASVMCSYNQVNGKPTCADPDLLQNTIRGQWHLNGYIVSDCDSVGVLYDTQHYTATPEDAAAATIKAGLDLDCGPFLAIHTESAIRAGKLSEADVNGALAHTLTVQMRLGMFDGEPSRQPFGNLGPNDVCTPAHQQLALEAARQGIVLLQNRARSLPLSTARHRTIAVIGPNSDVTVTMIGNYAGVACGYTTPLQGIARYAKTVHQSGCNGVACPDNQLFGQAETAARQADATVLVMGLDQSIEAEFKDRVGLLLPGHQQELVSRVATASRGPVVLVLMSGGPLDVSFAKNDPRVSAILWVGYPGQAGGTAIADVLFGRTNPGGKLPMTWYPQDYLAKAPMTDMALRANPSRGYPGRTYRFYKGPVVFPFGLGLSYTNFAHEIANAPTAVSVPLATLDRLKNSTTFSNGVRVKHTNCDALSLGVDVDVKNTGDMDGTHSLLVFSTPPMGKGDLEKQLIGFEKVHVVAGGRQRVRVHIDVCKHLSVVDQFGIRRIQMGEHSLHFGDIKHSISLQATLGDIRT